TGTGTTTGGTATTCGTAGGCTGCGCTGAACAGAAAGCGACGGAATTGTTCGAGACCGCAGCGTTCGAGGAAAACCAAGGTAATCTACCGCATGCGAAGCAGCTCTACGAAGAGCTGGTGAATCTGTACCCATCCACGAAAGTGGCTGAAATTGCCAAGGCCCGGCTAGAAGACTTGAATAGCAGGAACGATCCCTAATCAATTAGGCATCCCAATATTCTCTTTTTGATCAAGATACTTACAGACGGCCTACCTTTGCTTCGCAGTCACCCTTCTTCGGTATGATGTCGAATCCTCTCTGTTCAACTAGGGTTGAACAGAGGATGCGATTCGAGACCAAATCATACAAACCAGGAGAGAGTCTGATGAAAGCATACGCTGTTCGTAAGAAACCACGAACCCCCGTTCAATGCCAGTTCTGCTACTTCGGCGACGGGACACTGACGAATGGGATCGTCTGGGACCTTTCAGATACGGGCTGGCGCGCTACAGGGCAACGGCCTGTACACGTCGGAACTGAAACGACGGTCTACATCACACTCCAGAATGGCAACAAGTCTTACAATGTTCTCATCGACGCTGCCATCGTACGGTGGTCCAATGGTCGTGAAGCAGGATGGGAGATCGTCTGCATGGATGAAGCAAACCGCACTCGGCTATTGGATTTCGTGGAACACTTCAGGCCCTTGGAGCGTACCTCGGGAGCCACGGGGCGAACACATTGGTGAAACATCTCGAGATGTTGATTGCTACGACCGAGACGATGCCTCATGCCGTGCTCGGGGAAACCACGGGAAAAATTCATTGGTTGTAGCCTGATAGGCCTTATATTCCTCATATCGGCTTGAACGGGCTTGTTCTTCTGTCCGTGGAATACCCGTGACATAGACCAGCACGATCCATATCCCGATCGGTCCGACCCAGGTATAGATCCAGCCAGATGCTCCCAGCGTCATCACGACATAGGAGCACCAATGTAGCCATTCAAAAAAATAGTTCGGATGGCGTGAGTACTTCCAGAGCCCCTCGCGGAGCACTCGACCCTGATTCCGTGGATCGGCACGAAAGTGAGCGAGTTGCCGATCGGCCTTGGCCTCCCCGGCAACGGCGATACCCCAGATCAACAGCCCGAGCATCTCAACCAGCGACGACGGAAGCCGGGGATTCCACAGCACCACCAAAAACGGAAGCGAAAAGGCTGCTACTGCTGCGGCTTGTAGTTGGAAATACGCGAACATATTGACCTGTTCGGACGCTCCCCATTTTTTCCGCAGGCGCTTGTAGCGCGCATCCTCCTCTTTCCCGATGACACGATCGTAGAGAATGTAATGCCCTAAGCGACCGGCATAGAGCGTGACCAGCATGACCGTGAGAGAGATCCGTTCGATGTTCACTGGCGCCTGCGTGGCATACCAGAGGACGGATCCTATGAGCCCCACACACCACCCCACCGCCCCGATTGAGGCGTTTTGGATACGCCGTTGCACTACCCACAACCCCACCATGACAACTGCCATAACCAAGTACGCGGTCATGACAAGGGGCAATGGATCGGATTCGATCATTCCGCTTTCTGATCCCATCATTCCTCTCGCTTCACAATTCGTGCATCAAGGCTTAGGAGACACCGGGCTCAAAGTCCCATAAATCAGTTCCAGTATGCGTACGGCTGGTCAACCAGGACCCGAATCCTGGAATCTGAAACGATAACAAGCGCTGAAGCTTATCGCAGTTCAAGGAAAGATCCGCCGGGCGCGGAGCACCCTGGTGGTCTCGTGATGTGCCTTGAATGAGGCGCCCCCTCAGCTCAGGATACCAGGGTAGCAGTGCCTGACCGATCTCCCAACGCGACAACCGTTCGTACCCTCCCAAGTGATACAAGCCAGGTTGATTCCTGTCGAGCAGCTCCCAAATGGCTCGGGCGATAACGCCTGCGGGCAACGGA
The sequence above is drawn from the Nitrospira sp. genome and encodes:
- a CDS encoding PilZ domain-containing protein, yielding MKAYAVRKKPRTPVQCQFCYFGDGTLTNGIVWDLSDTGWRATGQRPVHVGTETTVYITLQNGNKSYNVLIDAAIVRWSNGREAGWEIVCMDEANRTRLLDFVEHFRPLERTSGATGRTHW
- a CDS encoding DUF1295 domain-containing protein; the protein is MIESDPLPLVMTAYLVMAVVMVGLWVVQRRIQNASIGAVGWCVGLIGSVLWYATQAPVNIERISLTVMLVTLYAGRLGHYILYDRVIGKEEDARYKRLRKKWGASEQVNMFAYFQLQAAAVAAFSLPFLVVLWNPRLPSSLVEMLGLLIWGIAVAGEAKADRQLAHFRADPRNQGRVLREGLWKYSRHPNYFFEWLHWCSYVVMTLGASGWIYTWVGPIGIWIVLVYVTGIPRTEEQARSSRYEEYKAYQATTNEFFPWFPRARHEASSRS